One Candidatus Hydrogenedentota bacterium DNA segment encodes these proteins:
- a CDS encoding rhamnulokinase: MAGIRRFLAFDLGAESGRAVLGTLAEGRIALEVVHRFPTEGLVMLGTRQWDVARIYQEMCAGLAKCAREHTPKLDGMGVDTWGVDFGLIARDGAVLGNPVHYRDKRNEGMTEAAFAIVPRAEIYKATGIQFLPFNTVYQLLSLVRAKSPLLEVADCLLMMGDLFGYLLSGKRACEYTNASTTQMLDPYRRAWHDELINKLGLPRRILLDPVAPGTVLGPVLPEVAAQTGIAADVPVIAPATHDTGAAVAAVPVAAGEGPWAYLSSGTWSLLGAELDEPMISERSLALDFTNEGGVGGKIRFLKNIFGLWLVQECRRTWERSGEKLEYAALAEEAEASPAFVSLVDLDDPRLIAPENMPELIQSMCRETGQPVPRGRGPIVRCALESLALKYRTTLRALDGLLARKTEQLHIIGGGTQNKLLCQMTADACGVPVVTGPVEATALGNIGAQAMASGAVGSLEELRRVIGNSVTLEYFTPGDTASWDRIAGG; this comes from the coding sequence ATGGCCGGGATACGCCGTTTTCTTGCTTTTGACTTGGGCGCGGAAAGTGGACGCGCCGTGCTGGGCACGCTGGCCGAAGGCCGGATCGCCCTGGAAGTCGTGCACCGGTTCCCGACGGAGGGCCTGGTCATGCTGGGCACACGCCAGTGGGACGTGGCCCGCATATACCAGGAGATGTGCGCGGGCCTGGCGAAATGCGCGCGCGAACACACGCCCAAATTGGACGGGATGGGCGTGGACACGTGGGGCGTCGATTTCGGGTTGATCGCGCGGGATGGCGCGGTGCTTGGCAATCCGGTGCACTACCGGGACAAGCGCAACGAGGGCATGACGGAAGCCGCCTTCGCGATCGTGCCGCGCGCGGAGATCTACAAGGCGACGGGCATCCAGTTCCTGCCGTTTAACACCGTGTACCAGTTGCTGAGCCTCGTGCGGGCGAAATCGCCGTTGCTGGAGGTTGCCGATTGCCTGCTGATGATGGGCGACCTGTTCGGCTACCTGCTGTCGGGCAAGCGCGCATGCGAATACACGAATGCGTCGACGACCCAGATGCTCGACCCGTACCGGCGCGCGTGGCACGACGAACTCATCAACAAGCTGGGGCTGCCGCGTCGCATCCTGCTGGATCCGGTCGCGCCGGGCACGGTGCTGGGGCCGGTGCTGCCGGAGGTCGCCGCACAGACGGGCATCGCGGCGGACGTGCCGGTGATTGCGCCCGCGACGCACGATACGGGCGCGGCGGTCGCAGCGGTGCCGGTGGCGGCGGGGGAGGGGCCGTGGGCGTATCTTTCGAGCGGGACGTGGTCGCTGTTGGGCGCGGAACTGGACGAGCCGATGATCAGCGAGCGGAGCCTGGCGCTCGATTTCACGAACGAGGGCGGCGTCGGGGGCAAGATACGGTTCTTGAAAAACATTTTCGGGCTCTGGCTCGTGCAGGAATGCCGGCGCACGTGGGAACGCTCCGGCGAGAAGCTCGAATACGCCGCGCTGGCGGAAGAGGCCGAGGCAAGCCCGGCGTTCGTGTCGCTGGTCGACCTGGACGACCCGCGGCTGATTGCGCCCGAGAACATGCCGGAGTTGATCCAGTCCATGTGCCGCGAGACGGGGCAGCCCGTGCCGCGGGGACGCGGCCCAATCGTGCGCTGCGCGCTCGAAAGCCTCGCGCTGAAGTACCGGACGACGCTGCGCGCGCTCGACGGCCTCCTGGCCCGCAAGACGGAGCAGCTGCACATCATCGGCGGGGGCACGCAGAACAAGCTCCTGTGCCAGATGACGGCGGACGCCTGCGGCGTGCCCGTGGTGACGGGACCGGTCGAGGCGACGGCGCTGGGTAACATCGGGGCGCAGGCAATGGCGTCCGGCGCGGTCGGGTCGCTGGAGGAATTGCGCCGGGTCATTGGAAACAGCGTGACGTTGGAGTACTTCACGCCAGGGGACACGGCCAGCTGGGACCGCATCGCGGGCGGGTGA
- a CDS encoding DHH family phosphoesterase — MNTDEAINRSRACVAALLNICARPGRVAVVMQDNPDPDALACAAAVRDLVCERLKKRVAIGYGGICGRAENKAMIQVLRIDARRMTRAQLARFRTVCLVDAQPQSGNSELLGDRPPDVVIDHHLTRRGLPVQAELVDIRPEYGAASTILYEYAKAAGIRIHPNLATALFYGIQSDTQDLGRGVTPMGALAYQELFLEADKHKLGRIRRAPVPREYFRMLADSLSDSVVAGTTVVGCIRDCVNADMIPEVADLLMRLASMRCAVCYGRYGDSVLISARGADLRSNMAQLVRRVVAGVGTGGGHRAMAGGCVPVGREPEAQLKQVRERILRVFARGKQVVPLIAPRA, encoded by the coding sequence GTGAATACAGATGAAGCCATAAACCGCTCGCGAGCGTGCGTTGCCGCGTTGTTGAACATCTGCGCGCGGCCGGGGCGCGTTGCGGTGGTCATGCAGGACAACCCCGACCCGGACGCGCTGGCCTGCGCAGCTGCCGTGCGCGACCTGGTTTGCGAGCGCCTGAAGAAGCGCGTCGCTATCGGCTACGGCGGCATCTGCGGGCGTGCGGAGAACAAGGCCATGATCCAGGTGCTGCGCATCGACGCGCGGCGCATGACCCGCGCCCAACTGGCGCGCTTCCGCACGGTCTGCCTGGTGGACGCGCAACCGCAGTCGGGCAACAGCGAGCTGCTGGGCGACCGCCCGCCCGACGTTGTCATCGACCATCATCTGACGCGCCGCGGTCTGCCGGTGCAGGCGGAACTGGTCGATATCCGCCCGGAATACGGGGCCGCGTCGACGATTCTGTACGAATACGCGAAGGCGGCGGGCATTCGAATCCATCCCAATCTGGCCACGGCGCTGTTTTACGGCATCCAGTCGGACACTCAGGACCTCGGGCGGGGCGTAACGCCCATGGGCGCGCTCGCGTATCAGGAACTGTTTCTGGAAGCGGACAAGCACAAGCTTGGGCGCATCCGCCGCGCGCCCGTTCCGCGTGAATACTTCCGGATGCTGGCGGACAGCCTGTCCGACAGCGTCGTGGCGGGCACTACCGTGGTCGGTTGCATCCGCGATTGCGTGAATGCGGACATGATTCCGGAAGTGGCGGACTTGCTGATGCGGCTCGCCAGCATGCGCTGCGCCGTGTGTTACGGGCGCTACGGGGACAGCGTCCTGATCTCGGCGCGCGGCGCGGACCTGCGCAGCAACATGGCCCAGCTCGTGCGCCGTGTCGTCGCGGGCGTGGGCACGGGCGGCGGACATCGCGCCATGGCGGGCGGCTGCGTTCCCGTTGGCCGCGAGCCCGAGGCCCAATTGAAACAAGTGCGCGAGCGGATTCTCCGCGTGTTTGCCCGGGGGAAGCAGGTGGTGCCGCTGATTGCGCCGCGCGCGTAG
- a CDS encoding acetylxylan esterase: MLRMRELLTVVVAALVCMCAARAQDALRVLPEDIGGYAPGDMMRHYLIKRAYAAWDRWKADFEAVTAPEQIAAYQQRLHGKFVEMLGGFPERTPLNPRITGVLEREGYRVEKVVFESQPKLFVTGALFLPDPQRYPPPYPGVLVPCGHAENAKAHDTYQSMGALLALNGMVALVFDPIEQGERMQLLDAGGKHLMWGTKAHTMFGVGCILVGRSTARFEVWDGMRGIDYLQSRPEVDPQRIGCTGNSGGGTQTSFLMALDDRIVCAAPSCYLNHVTRQLEVATGDAEQNVYGQLVWGLDHADFVMMRAPSPVLIAAATKDFFDIRATWESFRFAKRRYTMMGFSERVDLLENDAEHNYNRLQRQGVVRWLARWLQHRDEPIAEPELELFTGEELQCTPRGQVMLLEGARITYAFNAEYEQQLAAARAKRWQEEGQTALLAEARALAGIRPLAELPEPRVEAAGEAVVAGRAGQKLILRPEEDILLPALFFPAAPGRTVAPALAVFEAGFAAAGAELETLLAGGGAVLAVDVRGSGETQQTGQKAFGVELGHDWEDYFAAYALGLSYVGMRAEDILVSARYLAAQAPGAPGLHAFGNAGVPALHAAALEPDLFGTVRLNGALRSWSEVVQTWPTHNQLINSVHGALTVYDLPDLARTLGGKLTVEAPAGPAPGSSA, encoded by the coding sequence ATGTTACGGATGCGTGAGTTGTTGACGGTTGTGGTAGCGGCGCTGGTCTGCATGTGTGCCGCGCGCGCGCAGGACGCGCTGCGGGTGCTGCCCGAGGATATTGGGGGATACGCGCCGGGCGACATGATGCGGCACTATCTCATCAAACGCGCTTATGCGGCGTGGGACCGCTGGAAGGCGGATTTCGAAGCGGTAACAGCGCCGGAGCAGATTGCCGCATATCAGCAACGCTTGCACGGCAAATTCGTTGAAATGCTGGGCGGTTTCCCGGAACGCACGCCGCTGAATCCGCGGATTACGGGCGTGCTCGAACGCGAGGGCTACCGCGTCGAGAAGGTTGTCTTCGAGAGCCAGCCGAAGTTGTTCGTGACGGGCGCGCTGTTTCTGCCTGACCCGCAGCGGTATCCGCCGCCGTATCCGGGCGTGCTGGTGCCGTGCGGTCATGCCGAGAACGCGAAGGCGCACGATACGTACCAATCGATGGGCGCGCTGCTGGCCCTCAACGGCATGGTTGCGCTCGTCTTCGACCCTATCGAGCAGGGCGAACGCATGCAGCTTCTGGACGCCGGCGGCAAGCACCTCATGTGGGGCACGAAAGCGCACACCATGTTCGGCGTCGGGTGCATCCTGGTCGGACGGAGCACGGCGCGCTTCGAGGTCTGGGACGGCATGCGCGGCATCGATTATCTGCAATCGCGGCCTGAAGTCGACCCGCAACGCATCGGCTGCACGGGCAACAGCGGCGGCGGCACGCAAACCTCTTTTCTCATGGCGCTGGATGACCGGATCGTCTGCGCTGCGCCGAGCTGCTACCTGAACCACGTAACACGGCAGTTGGAAGTGGCGACAGGCGACGCCGAACAGAATGTGTACGGACAGCTTGTCTGGGGCCTGGATCACGCGGATTTCGTCATGATGCGCGCGCCGTCGCCTGTGCTGATCGCCGCCGCCACAAAGGACTTCTTCGATATTCGCGCCACGTGGGAGTCGTTCCGCTTCGCGAAGCGGCGCTACACCATGATGGGCTTCTCGGAGCGGGTGGACCTGCTCGAGAACGACGCCGAGCACAATTACAACCGGTTGCAGCGGCAAGGCGTCGTGCGGTGGCTCGCCCGATGGCTGCAACATCGTGACGAGCCGATCGCCGAGCCGGAATTAGAGCTGTTCACCGGCGAAGAATTGCAGTGTACGCCGCGCGGGCAGGTGATGCTGCTCGAGGGCGCGCGCATCACGTACGCGTTCAACGCCGAGTATGAGCAACAGCTTGCCGCGGCCCGGGCCAAACGCTGGCAGGAGGAGGGCCAGACCGCGCTTCTTGCGGAGGCGCGCGCGCTGGCGGGCATCCGTCCGCTGGCGGAGCTTCCCGAGCCGCGGGTCGAGGCGGCGGGGGAGGCGGTGGTGGCCGGGCGCGCGGGGCAGAAACTGATCCTGCGGCCGGAAGAGGACATTTTGCTGCCGGCGCTCTTCTTTCCGGCGGCGCCGGGCAGGACCGTGGCGCCGGCCTTGGCTGTCTTTGAAGCCGGATTCGCGGCCGCGGGCGCGGAACTCGAGACGCTGCTGGCGGGGGGCGGCGCCGTGCTCGCAGTGGATGTGCGCGGCTCGGGTGAGACGCAGCAGACGGGCCAGAAGGCGTTCGGCGTGGAACTCGGACACGATTGGGAGGACTACTTCGCGGCGTATGCGCTCGGCCTGTCCTATGTAGGGATGCGTGCGGAAGATATCCTCGTAAGCGCGCGGTATCTGGCCGCGCAGGCGCCCGGCGCGCCGGGCCTGCACGCTTTCGGAAATGCCGGCGTGCCCGCGCTGCACGCGGCGGCGCTCGAACCGGACCTGTTCGGGACCGTGCGGCTGAACGGCGCGCTGCGTTCGTGGTCGGAAGTCGTGCAAACGTGGCCGACGCACAATCAGCTCATCAATTCGGTGCACGGCGCACTGACCGTGTACGACCTGCCGGACTTGGCGCGGACGCTCGGCGGCAAGCTGACCGTCGAGGCTCCCGCGGGCCCGGCGCCCGGAAGCAGCGCGTGA
- a CDS encoding tyrosine-type recombinase/integrase, with product MWDAACSIRGAKDAAKYKDFILPLIFAKRLHDLRHTFASVAVQNGASLYEVQKLLGHSSSVMTQRYSHLSLDGLRTVTNGVAERIRQATG from the coding sequence ATCTGGGACGCGGCGTGCTCCATCCGGGGCGCGAAGGACGCCGCGAAGTACAAGGATTTCATCCTCCCGCTGATCTTCGCCAAGCGCCTGCACGACCTTCGCCACACGTTTGCTTCCGTGGCTGTCCAGAACGGCGCGTCGCTGTACGAGGTGCAGAAGCTGCTCGGGCACTCCAGCTCGGTGATGACCCAGCGGTACTCGCACCTGAGCCTCGACGGGCTGCGTACCGTGACGAACGGCGTCGCGGAGCGGATCAGGCAGGCGACCGGCTGA
- a CDS encoding zinc ribbon domain-containing protein, whose amino-acid sequence MKSCPFCKEPIQEEAVKCKHCHEWLDKPTLKKKLGGLLGASRLHTSKAPLKLSEEYKSVSRQGTESEKMPEIRGKTPPPLPADRGRRLLKAAKLFNVLAAFGLVMRLERYHGIITQDVPTDFQDPSLSALFSSPSMPDLGGTIGYLIGINILGVTAMVLAVLTLARSRGLRGRASLFMALIIIILVCMVEITAPCKAHASELNTSVPHWADAFDIGGKTIRVSPPQGYERVTEEMAALRQYVANVTLPQNDLLAFYVTEADAHLARQGEVPPFERWFVLTVNTGLRTVSLDRPNFAKLKSAAKRQVQDAEKTVGNDSIPSAEMTPFPIHYETEDALAFSMYIDYGEQSEITEGHLVRALTTTFANVSGKVVSLWCYGTKDNLEWTRTASAEWLEKIVAANPEAPPVARNLRLYEAVDKGIIAFAAVVVFLLVYSVVRSLKYLLSR is encoded by the coding sequence ATGAAATCCTGTCCGTTTTGCAAGGAACCGATACAAGAAGAGGCCGTCAAGTGCAAGCACTGTCACGAATGGCTCGATAAGCCAACTCTGAAGAAGAAACTCGGCGGTCTGTTAGGTGCATCGCGGCTGCATACTTCGAAAGCACCACTGAAGCTAAGTGAGGAGTACAAATCTGTTTCGCGCCAAGGAACGGAATCTGAGAAGATGCCTGAGATTCGGGGAAAGACGCCCCCGCCTTTGCCCGCAGACAGAGGCAGAAGACTACTGAAGGCTGCCAAGTTGTTCAACGTTCTTGCAGCATTCGGTCTGGTAATGAGGCTGGAACGCTACCATGGCATAATCACCCAAGATGTGCCAACGGATTTTCAGGACCCTTCCTTGTCTGCATTGTTCAGTAGCCCCTCAATGCCTGACCTCGGTGGGACCATTGGCTACTTGATTGGCATCAATATCCTCGGAGTCACTGCTATGGTCCTGGCGGTGCTCACACTTGCCCGGTCACGTGGCCTTAGGGGGCGCGCTTCCCTCTTTATGGCACTCATAATAATAATACTTGTGTGTATGGTTGAAATAACCGCTCCCTGCAAAGCCCATGCAAGCGAGCTGAACACGTCGGTTCCACATTGGGCTGATGCCTTTGATATCGGGGGGAAGACCATTAGGGTAAGCCCTCCTCAAGGATACGAGCGGGTGACAGAAGAAATGGCTGCGCTGCGGCAATATGTGGCAAACGTGACACTTCCCCAGAACGACCTACTCGCGTTCTATGTGACCGAGGCTGATGCCCATCTTGCAAGACAAGGAGAAGTCCCACCATTCGAAAGGTGGTTTGTTCTTACAGTGAATACCGGGTTGAGGACTGTATCCCTAGACCGCCCGAACTTCGCGAAACTCAAGAGTGCTGCAAAGCGTCAAGTCCAAGATGCTGAGAAGACTGTCGGGAACGATTCTATACCGAGCGCAGAAATGACTCCGTTCCCCATCCACTATGAGACAGAGGATGCCTTGGCTTTTTCCATGTATATCGACTACGGTGAGCAGTCAGAAATCACGGAAGGGCATCTTGTACGCGCTCTCACAACCACTTTTGCGAACGTCTCCGGAAAAGTCGTGTCCTTGTGGTGCTACGGAACGAAGGATAACTTGGAGTGGACTCGAACTGCATCTGCTGAGTGGCTGGAGAAGATAGTCGCAGCAAACCCTGAAGCACCACCGGTCGCGAGAAACTTGCGATTGTATGAAGCCGTTGACAAGGGTATCATTGCGTTTGCTGCGGTGGTTGTCTTCTTGCTGGTCTACTCCGTAGTTCGTTCGCTCAAGTACCTCCTTTCGAGGTAG